The Gillisia sp. Hel_I_86 genome has a segment encoding these proteins:
- a CDS encoding amidohydrolase family protein — MKRLKITLLLGILIMTSSIYAQQTPAPTQNEAVTIVGATAHIGNGEVIENSLIIFENGILTQVLDATTTKMQYRGTVINAEGKHVYPGFIAPNTTLGLVEIASLRPTDDEDEIGEMLPHIRSLAAYNAESQIVESMRPNGVLIGQIVPRGGTISGTSSVVQFDAWNWEDAAIKKDGGLHINWPNSFKRGRWWLGEERGLKPNEKYAEEVLKLTQFFNNSRAYVAGDQQQENLPYKSMETVFNNGKKVFVHVDGEREIMDAIQFKKDQNLKDMVIVGGYDAVKVADLLKAENIAVLAPRPHKTPNQDDEDYDYNYKLAKLLTDKGILVGLESSGQMERASTRNLPFYAGTVAASGIDKEEALKLITLNNAKILGIDDRLGTLEKGKDATLFISEGDALDMRTNKLSKAFIQGRELSLESHQTELYHRYSDKYESRNKD, encoded by the coding sequence ATGAAAAGATTAAAAATAACACTCTTACTAGGAATTTTAATAATGACTAGTTCAATATATGCACAGCAAACCCCTGCTCCTACTCAAAATGAAGCAGTGACTATTGTAGGTGCGACTGCTCATATTGGAAATGGAGAGGTCATAGAAAACAGTCTTATAATTTTTGAAAACGGAATCTTAACACAGGTTTTGGATGCTACCACAACCAAAATGCAATACCGGGGAACTGTTATAAATGCTGAAGGAAAACATGTGTATCCCGGCTTTATTGCTCCTAACACTACATTAGGTTTAGTAGAAATAGCTTCTCTAAGACCTACAGATGATGAGGATGAAATAGGTGAAATGTTGCCACATATTAGAAGTTTGGCAGCCTATAATGCTGAAAGCCAAATTGTAGAAAGTATGAGGCCAAATGGCGTTTTAATTGGGCAAATAGTTCCAAGGGGAGGAACAATTTCAGGAACCTCTTCAGTTGTTCAGTTTGATGCTTGGAACTGGGAAGATGCTGCAATTAAGAAAGATGGAGGTCTTCATATTAACTGGCCAAATAGTTTTAAACGTGGAAGATGGTGGTTAGGTGAAGAAAGAGGATTGAAACCAAATGAAAAATATGCCGAAGAGGTTTTAAAACTAACACAGTTTTTTAATAATTCCAGAGCCTATGTAGCGGGAGATCAACAGCAAGAAAATTTGCCTTATAAATCTATGGAAACTGTTTTCAATAATGGAAAAAAAGTATTTGTTCATGTAGATGGAGAACGTGAGATTATGGATGCCATTCAGTTTAAAAAAGACCAAAATTTAAAAGACATGGTAATTGTTGGTGGTTACGATGCTGTAAAAGTTGCAGACCTTCTAAAAGCCGAAAACATAGCGGTGTTAGCGCCTCGCCCTCATAAAACACCGAATCAAGATGATGAAGATTATGACTATAATTACAAACTTGCCAAGTTACTTACAGATAAAGGAATTTTAGTTGGATTGGAAAGCAGCGGACAAATGGAACGTGCTAGTACCCGAAACTTGCCTTTTTATGCAGGAACCGTTGCAGCAAGTGGAATAGATAAAGAAGAAGCCCTAAAATTGATTACTTTAAACAATGCAAAAATCCTAGGAATAGATGACAGGTTGGGAACCTTGGAAAAAGGAAAAGATGCTACACTTTTTATTAGTGAAGGGGATGCCTTGGATATGCGAACAAACAAGTTGAGTAAAGCTTTTATACAAGGAAGAGAATTGAGTTTGGAAAGTCATCAAACTGAGTTATACCATAGGTATTCAGATAAATATGAAAGCCGGAATAAGGACTGA
- a CDS encoding nucleoside-diphosphate kinase has product MAKNRTFTMLKPDAVENGNIGAILELINTSGFRIVAMKLTQMTRKDAETFYAVHNERPFFGELVEYMTRGPIVAAVLEKDNAVEDFRTLIGATNPAEAAEGTIRKKYAASIGENAVHGSDSDENAAIEAAFHFAGRELF; this is encoded by the coding sequence ATGGCTAAGAATAGAACTTTTACAATGCTTAAACCCGATGCAGTAGAAAACGGGAACATCGGTGCGATCCTTGAACTTATCAATACTTCCGGATTTAGAATCGTTGCAATGAAATTAACCCAGATGACTCGTAAAGATGCTGAAACTTTTTATGCAGTACATAACGAACGTCCGTTCTTCGGGGAATTAGTAGAATACATGACAAGAGGACCTATTGTTGCTGCTGTATTGGAAAAAGATAATGCAGTTGAAGACTTTAGAACTTTAATTGGAGCTACAAATCCAGCTGAAGCTGCAGAGGGAACTATCCGTAAGAAATATGCTGCTTCTATTGGGGAAAATGCAGTTCACGGAAGTGATAGCGATGAGAACGCTGCTATTGAAGCTGCTTTTCACTTTGCAGGAAGAGAATTATTCTAG
- a CDS encoding DHH family phosphoesterase codes for MIEQSILEITSDLSRANNIVIVPHKGPDGDAIGSSLGLYHFLKGKGHHVNVIAPNDYPNFLKWLPGQEDILIYEKDYIVCKPLITNADIIFTLDFNDLSRTGDMQDPLTEAEATFIMIDHHPEPSTYAHHTYSDATMSSTCQMVYQFIKKLRAVKSITPEIATCLYTGIMTDTGSFRFRSTSSETHKVIADLIEKGADNAKIHQEVYDTSSESRLKLLGVALQNLRVNKELRTAYITLTQEELDKNNFKKGDTEGFVNYGLSLEGIIFAAIFIEHKTDGIIKISFRSKGSFNVNEFARAHFHGGGHLNAAGGKSDISLKNTIVKFNTVLPEYKEKLGL; via the coding sequence ATGATTGAACAAAGCATTTTAGAAATCACCTCGGACCTTTCTAGGGCCAACAATATAGTTATAGTTCCACATAAAGGACCAGATGGCGATGCCATAGGGTCGTCTCTTGGATTGTATCACTTTCTAAAAGGAAAAGGACACCATGTAAATGTGATCGCTCCTAATGACTATCCTAACTTTTTAAAGTGGCTACCGGGACAGGAAGACATCCTAATCTATGAAAAAGATTATATAGTATGTAAGCCATTGATCACTAATGCAGATATTATCTTCACTTTAGATTTCAACGATCTTTCCAGAACCGGGGATATGCAGGATCCATTAACAGAGGCTGAAGCTACTTTTATAATGATAGATCACCATCCAGAACCTTCTACCTATGCACATCACACCTATAGTGATGCCACTATGAGTTCTACTTGCCAAATGGTGTATCAATTCATCAAAAAATTAAGAGCGGTTAAAAGTATTACTCCTGAAATTGCTACGTGTTTATACACTGGAATAATGACAGATACAGGTTCCTTTAGATTTAGATCTACTTCTAGTGAAACCCACAAAGTCATCGCAGATCTAATTGAAAAAGGAGCAGATAACGCAAAAATCCATCAAGAAGTTTATGACACTTCTTCAGAAAGCAGGTTAAAATTATTGGGAGTAGCGCTTCAAAATCTTAGAGTAAATAAAGAATTAAGAACTGCCTATATTACCCTTACTCAAGAAGAATTGGATAAGAACAATTTCAAAAAAGGAGATACCGAAGGTTTTGTAAATTATGGATTATCCCTGGAAGGAATTATTTTTGCAGCTATATTTATAGAACATAAAACAGATGGAATCATCAAAATAAGCTTTCGATCTAAAGGAAGTTTCAATGTGAATGAATTTGCCAGAGCTCATTTTCATGGTGGAGGCCACTTAAATGCAGCGGGCGGAAAAAGCGACATTTCGCTAAAAAACACTATTGTTAAATTTAATACCGTGCTTCCAGAATACAAGGAAAAATTAGGTTTATGA
- a CDS encoding DUF721 domain-containing protein, protein MKKRMNENMKLSEALENFVSTNKLQKGLDKVNVKDVWNEQMGPGIVKYTTAIKLEGSTLFIQLSSSVLREELSYGKDRIVKILNEALKKELITKLVLR, encoded by the coding sequence ATGAAAAAGAGAATGAATGAGAACATGAAGTTGAGTGAGGCATTGGAAAATTTTGTCTCTACAAATAAGCTTCAGAAAGGGCTGGACAAGGTAAACGTGAAAGATGTTTGGAACGAACAAATGGGACCTGGCATTGTAAAATATACCACTGCGATAAAATTGGAAGGAAGCACCTTATTTATTCAACTTAGTTCTTCTGTATTACGGGAAGAGTTGAGTTACGGAAAAGATAGAATAGTAAAGATCCTTAATGAAGCTCTTAAAAAGGAATTGATAACCAAGCTGGTGCTTAGGTAA
- a CDS encoding aminoacyl-histidine dipeptidase, protein MNEEIRAQEPKVLWNKFADLNEIPRPSKKEERVIEFMKSFGNKLNLETLVDKVGNVIIKKPATAGMEDRKAVVLQSHLDMVHQKNNETQFDFDTQGIEMYVDGDWVRAKGTTLGADNGLGVATIMAILESDTIEHPALEALFTIDEETGMTGAKGLEPGLLKGEILLNLDTEEDDEIGIGCAGGIDVTATRKYTQEEAPEDMSAFKITLNGLQGGHSGMDIIKGLGNANKLMNRLLYAASENFGIRIAEINGGGLRNAIPRESVALVMVDDFQIKAFESELVQDFEAIKTEYAKLEPKMKLEIVKVDTPTKVMDSDIQETILKAIYALHNGVFRMSPEIEGLVETSNNLAKVEIKDGNINLKCLTRSSVESSKDDLTNSLKASFELAGFEVTLSGDYPGWAPNRNSDILTVLDNLYSKLFDEKADVAACHAGLECGIIGSHYPEMDMISFGPTIRGAHSPDERASIKSSQKYWKFVLEVLKNIPKK, encoded by the coding sequence ATGAATGAAGAAATAAGAGCACAAGAACCCAAAGTTTTATGGAACAAATTCGCCGATCTTAATGAAATTCCCCGACCATCCAAGAAAGAGGAACGGGTAATCGAGTTTATGAAAAGCTTTGGGAACAAACTCAATTTGGAAACGCTTGTGGATAAAGTGGGGAATGTAATTATCAAGAAACCGGCAACGGCTGGAATGGAAGATCGAAAAGCGGTGGTTTTACAGTCCCACCTGGATATGGTGCATCAAAAAAACAATGAGACACAATTCGATTTTGATACCCAGGGAATCGAAATGTATGTGGATGGCGATTGGGTAAGGGCAAAAGGAACCACTTTGGGGGCCGATAATGGGTTAGGAGTTGCCACCATAATGGCGATCCTGGAAAGTGATACCATAGAACATCCCGCTCTTGAAGCCTTGTTCACTATAGATGAGGAAACGGGAATGACTGGTGCCAAGGGTTTAGAACCGGGATTATTAAAAGGAGAGATCCTTTTGAATCTGGATACCGAAGAGGATGATGAAATTGGAATTGGCTGTGCAGGAGGAATAGATGTAACCGCAACCAGAAAATATACCCAAGAAGAGGCTCCCGAAGACATGAGTGCCTTTAAAATCACACTGAATGGATTGCAAGGTGGACATTCTGGCATGGACATTATTAAAGGATTGGGAAATGCCAATAAATTAATGAATCGGCTATTGTATGCAGCATCAGAAAATTTCGGGATTCGTATTGCTGAAATAAATGGAGGCGGACTTAGAAATGCCATACCTAGAGAAAGTGTTGCATTGGTAATGGTAGATGATTTTCAGATCAAAGCTTTTGAATCTGAATTGGTGCAAGATTTTGAGGCCATTAAAACCGAATATGCGAAGTTGGAGCCAAAAATGAAGCTAGAAATAGTAAAAGTAGATACTCCTACAAAGGTGATGGATTCAGATATTCAGGAAACCATTTTAAAAGCGATCTATGCCTTGCACAATGGGGTGTTTAGAATGAGCCCCGAGATCGAAGGTTTGGTGGAAACATCAAATAACTTGGCAAAAGTTGAAATTAAGGATGGAAATATCAATTTAAAATGTCTTACAAGATCTTCTGTAGAATCTTCTAAAGACGATCTTACAAATTCTTTAAAAGCCAGTTTTGAGCTTGCAGGTTTTGAAGTTACTTTATCTGGAGACTATCCTGGTTGGGCACCAAATAGAAATTCAGATATTTTAACCGTATTGGATAACCTATATTCTAAACTATTTGATGAAAAAGCAGATGTGGCTGCATGCCACGCCGGATTGGAATGTGGGATTATTGGAAGTCATTATCCAGAGATGGATATGATCTCTTTTGGTCCAACAATTCGGGGAGCACATTCGCCCGATGAGCGAGCAAGTATAAAATCTTCTCAGAAATATTGGAAATTCGTTTTAGAGGTTCTTAAAAATATTCCGAAGAAGTGA
- a CDS encoding peptidylprolyl isomerase, protein MKRLSMLLVCAILLGLVSCKEDYPDLKDGLYAEFNTNKGSFIAELYYKETPTTVANFVSLAEGDSHKMVDSTSKGKKYYDGLIFHRVIKDFMIQGGDPTGTGSGDPGYKFPDEIVDTLSHATKGTLSMANAGPGTNGSQFFITLAPTPWLDGKHTVFGKVIEGQTVVDSIGMVKTLARDKPEQDVVLENVKIIRKGKDAKDFKAVKTFETKLAEAKIEEEKKVAATAAIKKENAGRFDSLKSETEELESGVKIHYLKRGEETKIPSGSMIMVNYAGYFEDGTLFDTSWQEVAEQNNALNLAKRNQNGYQPMPTKYGPDAPMIPGFRDGLAAMNVGDRAVVFIPSHLAYGERGAGGIIPPNTDLIFEIEIVEIQK, encoded by the coding sequence ATGAAAAGATTAAGCATGCTTTTGGTTTGTGCCATTCTACTTGGCCTAGTAAGTTGTAAAGAAGATTATCCAGACCTTAAAGACGGTCTTTATGCCGAATTCAACACCAATAAAGGTTCTTTTATAGCCGAATTGTATTACAAAGAAACACCAACAACGGTAGCTAACTTTGTTTCCCTTGCTGAAGGGGATAGCCATAAAATGGTAGATAGTACCTCAAAAGGAAAAAAATATTACGACGGACTTATTTTTCACCGCGTGATCAAAGATTTCATGATCCAAGGAGGAGATCCTACAGGAACAGGAAGTGGAGACCCCGGATATAAATTCCCCGATGAAATAGTAGATACTTTAAGTCATGCTACCAAGGGAACATTATCCATGGCAAATGCAGGCCCGGGAACCAATGGAAGTCAGTTTTTTATCACATTGGCGCCAACGCCTTGGTTGGATGGAAAACACACCGTTTTCGGAAAAGTAATAGAGGGGCAAACCGTTGTTGATAGTATTGGTATGGTGAAGACCCTTGCCAGGGACAAGCCGGAACAAGATGTTGTTTTAGAGAATGTAAAAATCATTCGTAAAGGAAAAGATGCCAAAGATTTTAAAGCAGTGAAGACCTTCGAAACTAAATTAGCAGAAGCTAAAATTGAAGAAGAAAAAAAGGTAGCAGCTACTGCAGCAATCAAGAAAGAAAATGCGGGTAGATTCGACTCCTTAAAATCTGAAACTGAGGAATTGGAAAGTGGAGTTAAAATTCATTATTTAAAAAGAGGTGAAGAAACTAAAATCCCTTCGGGATCTATGATTATGGTGAATTATGCAGGTTATTTTGAGGATGGAACTTTGTTTGACACAAGTTGGCAAGAAGTAGCAGAGCAAAATAATGCACTCAATCTTGCTAAAAGGAACCAAAATGGGTACCAACCAATGCCTACTAAATATGGACCAGATGCTCCTATGATCCCAGGATTTAGGGATGGATTGGCTGCCATGAATGTTGGGGATCGAGCTGTGGTTTTTATCCCTTCCCATTTAGCATATGGTGAAAGAGGAGCTGGGGGAATAATTCCTCCAAATACCGATCTTATTTTTGAAATAGAAATAGTAGAGATCCAGAAATAA
- a CDS encoding amidohydrolase family protein, producing MRLKLLLCCLAIFSGLNLYAQDYFPNNDGVKSENTNYTVFKNAKIHVDPTTIIENGMIAVKEGKITAVGKSIPVSKNSIVIDLKGKDVYPSFIEIYSDFGMKKPTKANSGNGQPQYNASREGYYWNDHIRPETNALESFTFNKTEAEKFQKNGFGVVNTHLADGIMRGTGMLVSLNAEGSEGDRILKDRSANFLSFDKSVQSRQSYPTSIMGAMALLRQTYIDAAWYEKGNITNKDLALEALNRNKNLVQIFKTDNLLDELRADKVGDENGIQYLIFGSGNEFERIAEIKNTDATFIIPLDFPDAYDVENPFMANNVSLQDMKRWNQAPSNLMQLAKNNIPFILTTHNLKDEKKFKENLLKAISYGLDKNIALAALTTTPAKFLGEENKLGVIKQGAWANFLITSGDVFDKETILFENWIQGQKVVLDNMNTANLEGKYTLAVDGKKYDLEITGKPNAPKAEVKLGDAKIKSKLSYTDTWMQLLLSSPDSTKTEYTRLVAKVTDDTNKINGRAILSNGQETSFTATKASDSTKVAKKKEEDKKETIYPIVPLSFPNMAYGFKELPKQEDILFKNATVWTNTDKGILEKADVLIKNGKIAGVGTNLNAGKAKVIDASGKHLTTGIIDEHSHIGASAINEAGQNSTAEVTMEDVIDPTDINIYRNLAGGVTTIQLLHGSANPIGGRSAIMKLKWGSNAKDMIFPDSPKFIKFALGENVKQSNWDSKSRFPQTRMGVEQVFTDYFSQARDYEAAKKTGNYRKDIEMETLVEILNGNRFVSSHSYVQSEINMLMKVAEAFDFRINTFTHILEGYKVADKMKEHGAGASTFSDWWAYKYEVKDAIPYNAAIMHNAGLTVAINSDDGEMSRRLNQEAAKSVKYGGVSEEEAWKFVTLNPAKLLHLEHRVGSIETGKDGDVVLWSGNPLSIYSKAEKTLIEGTVYFDIEKDKELRNEIAQQKNMLTGQMLSAKNGGAKTQPATKKEDQKMHCDTLETY from the coding sequence ATGAGATTAAAACTTCTACTCTGTTGCCTTGCGATTTTTTCAGGGCTCAACTTGTATGCTCAAGATTACTTTCCAAACAATGATGGTGTAAAATCTGAAAACACCAATTATACGGTTTTCAAAAATGCTAAAATTCACGTAGATCCAACAACGATTATAGAAAATGGGATGATCGCGGTGAAAGAAGGTAAAATAACTGCTGTGGGCAAAAGCATTCCTGTTTCTAAAAACAGTATTGTAATAGATCTGAAAGGTAAAGACGTCTATCCATCCTTTATTGAAATCTATAGTGATTTTGGAATGAAGAAACCAACAAAAGCTAATAGCGGTAATGGGCAACCGCAATATAATGCAAGTCGGGAAGGCTATTATTGGAACGATCATATTCGTCCCGAAACAAACGCATTGGAATCTTTCACTTTTAATAAGACCGAAGCAGAGAAATTTCAGAAAAACGGATTTGGAGTTGTGAACACGCATCTTGCAGATGGAATTATGCGCGGAACCGGAATGTTGGTAAGCTTGAATGCTGAAGGGTCTGAGGGAGATCGAATTTTAAAGGACAGATCGGCTAATTTTCTTTCCTTCGATAAAAGTGTCCAATCCAGACAATCCTACCCTACATCAATCATGGGCGCAATGGCATTGTTAAGGCAAACCTATATCGATGCCGCTTGGTACGAAAAAGGAAATATCACTAATAAAGATCTCGCTCTAGAGGCCTTAAATAGAAATAAAAATTTAGTCCAGATCTTCAAGACAGATAATTTATTGGACGAATTAAGGGCCGATAAGGTTGGGGACGAAAATGGGATCCAATACTTGATTTTTGGTAGCGGAAATGAATTTGAACGAATTGCTGAAATCAAGAATACCGATGCCACGTTTATTATTCCATTGGATTTTCCGGATGCATACGATGTGGAAAATCCATTTATGGCAAATAATGTGAGTTTGCAAGACATGAAGCGATGGAATCAGGCTCCATCTAACCTAATGCAGCTCGCTAAAAATAACATTCCTTTTATTTTAACAACCCATAATTTAAAAGATGAAAAAAAATTCAAAGAGAACCTTCTAAAAGCCATTTCTTACGGCTTGGATAAAAACATTGCACTTGCCGCGCTAACCACGACCCCGGCAAAATTCTTGGGAGAGGAAAATAAATTGGGAGTGATCAAACAAGGGGCTTGGGCGAATTTTTTAATCACTTCAGGAGATGTTTTTGATAAAGAAACGATCCTATTTGAAAATTGGATACAAGGCCAAAAAGTGGTTCTTGACAATATGAATACTGCAAACCTTGAAGGGAAATACACGTTGGCGGTAGACGGAAAGAAGTATGACCTGGAAATTACGGGAAAACCAAATGCTCCCAAAGCCGAAGTAAAACTAGGCGATGCTAAGATAAAATCTAAACTATCTTATACAGATACCTGGATGCAATTACTATTATCGTCGCCAGATTCCACCAAAACAGAATACACCAGATTGGTTGCAAAAGTGACCGATGATACTAATAAAATAAATGGCCGAGCTATTTTAAGCAATGGGCAGGAGACTTCTTTCACTGCAACAAAAGCTTCTGATTCAACAAAAGTAGCTAAGAAAAAAGAAGAAGATAAAAAAGAAACCATTTATCCAATTGTACCATTAAGCTTCCCAAATATGGCATACGGATTTAAGGAACTTCCTAAGCAAGAAGATATTTTATTTAAAAATGCAACCGTTTGGACGAATACCGACAAAGGAATTTTGGAGAAAGCAGACGTATTAATTAAGAATGGAAAAATTGCCGGGGTGGGCACCAATTTAAATGCGGGAAAAGCGAAAGTTATCGATGCTTCAGGGAAACATTTAACTACTGGGATTATAGATGAGCATTCACATATTGGAGCCTCCGCCATTAATGAAGCAGGGCAAAACTCTACTGCCGAAGTTACCATGGAAGATGTTATAGATCCTACAGATATCAATATTTATAGAAACCTTGCAGGGGGCGTAACCACAATTCAATTATTACATGGTTCAGCAAATCCTATTGGAGGGCGTTCTGCGATCATGAAATTAAAATGGGGATCTAATGCGAAGGATATGATCTTCCCGGACTCACCCAAATTTATAAAGTTTGCACTTGGTGAGAATGTAAAACAATCCAATTGGGACAGTAAAAGCAGGTTTCCACAAACCAGAATGGGCGTGGAACAAGTCTTTACAGATTATTTTAGTCAGGCTAGAGATTACGAAGCAGCTAAGAAAACCGGCAATTACAGGAAGGATATAGAAATGGAAACTCTTGTTGAAATTTTGAATGGGAATCGGTTTGTAAGTAGTCATTCATACGTACAAAGTGAAATAAATATGCTTATGAAAGTTGCAGAAGCCTTTGATTTCAGGATCAATACCTTCACCCATATTTTAGAAGGCTACAAAGTTGCCGATAAAATGAAAGAACATGGTGCGGGAGCATCTACGTTTTCAGATTGGTGGGCTTACAAATATGAAGTAAAGGACGCTATCCCATACAATGCAGCAATCATGCACAATGCAGGACTTACTGTTGCTATTAATAGTGATGATGGGGAAATGAGCAGAAGATTGAATCAAGAAGCGGCGAAAAGTGTGAAATACGGAGGGGTTTCGGAAGAAGAAGCTTGGAAATTTGTCACTTTGAATCCTGCTAAACTGTTGCATTTGGAGCATCGAGTTGGAAGTATCGAAACTGGCAAAGATGGGGATGTAGTTTTATGGTCCGGAAATCCATTATCTATTTATAGCAAAGCCGAAAAAACACTTATAGAAGGAACGGTTTATTTTGATATTGAAAAAGATAAGGAACTTCGGAATGAAATTGCTCAACAAAAGAATATGCTGACCGGGCAAATGCTAAGCGCAAAGAATGGTGGAGCAAAAACACAACCTGCTACAAAGAAAGAAGATCAAAAAATGCATTGTGACACTTTGGAAACTTATTAA
- the gldI gene encoding gliding motility-associated peptidyl-prolyl isomerase GldI, with protein sequence MKLKLIYITVLIIGAMGCKSPEARRPVTQNSGSFINESIKRNKKLVAKEEAIILKMIEKDSTRDYIASSNGFWYYYNEQSTDSLNTEMPEYGDVVRFDYNIKDLNGNYIYDVGEIPTKRYAMDRENLFGGLREGLKLMKAGEKATFIFPSHKAFGYYGDKDRIGTNIPIITEVTLHSITQEINTNKSDN encoded by the coding sequence ATGAAGCTAAAACTTATATATATAACAGTATTGATAATAGGGGCAATGGGATGTAAATCCCCAGAAGCAAGAAGGCCTGTCACACAAAATTCGGGTTCTTTTATCAATGAATCCATCAAAAGGAATAAAAAACTGGTTGCCAAGGAAGAGGCAATTATTCTGAAAATGATCGAAAAAGATTCTACCCGGGATTATATCGCTTCCAGTAATGGTTTTTGGTATTACTACAACGAGCAATCCACCGATTCTTTAAATACTGAAATGCCGGAATATGGCGATGTTGTGAGGTTCGATTATAATATAAAAGATTTGAATGGCAATTATATCTACGATGTTGGTGAAATCCCAACCAAGAGATATGCTATGGACCGGGAAAACCTTTTTGGAGGTTTACGGGAAGGCTTAAAACTTATGAAAGCAGGAGAAAAGGCTACATTTATCTTTCCGTCCCATAAAGCATTTGGATATTATGGGGATAAAGATAGAATTGGAACGAACATTCCTATAATTACCGAAGTTACATTACACTCGATTACCCAAGAAATAAACACTAATAAATCTGATAATTAA
- a CDS encoding DUF3810 domain-containing protein, whose protein sequence is MRNRTTLVLAILLPIQIVVIKIISAFPNFIETWYSTGIYPYIAKIMRFSLGIFPFSIGDLLYTFFIISIIRWVYIRFKTQFRGFRKWSLHLLAAFSIIYACFHIFWGFNYYRLPLHRTLKIKNTYTTEELVLLTETLIKKSNQVHTGLVDNDSLKVDYKFKKTSLFRKTIEGYESLSTKYPKLTYEGKSLKRSLYSIPLTYMGFNGYLNPLTNEAQVNTQIVKYKIPTTASHEIGHQLGFAKENEANFIACLATINHPDPYFQYSGFTFALRYCLNELYLRDQAKADELLKKIHPGILANYKEVRDFWETHQNPLEPIFQVTYNGFLKANNQAEGMKSYSYVVALLVNYFDDVENAF, encoded by the coding sequence GTGAGAAATAGAACCACTCTTGTTTTAGCCATTTTATTGCCAATACAAATTGTTGTCATTAAGATTATTTCGGCTTTCCCAAATTTTATAGAAACATGGTATAGCACAGGGATTTATCCATATATCGCAAAAATAATGCGGTTCTCATTGGGGATATTCCCATTTTCCATAGGAGATCTTTTATATACTTTTTTTATCATTTCAATAATCAGATGGGTATACATTCGATTTAAAACACAGTTCAGAGGTTTTAGAAAATGGTCTTTGCACCTTCTTGCTGCCTTTTCTATTATCTATGCGTGTTTTCATATATTTTGGGGCTTCAATTACTACAGGCTTCCACTCCACCGAACTTTAAAAATAAAAAATACTTATACTACTGAAGAATTGGTGCTATTAACCGAAACGCTTATTAAAAAGTCCAATCAGGTACATACGGGTTTAGTGGATAACGATTCTCTTAAAGTTGATTATAAATTTAAAAAAACGTCACTCTTCAGAAAAACCATTGAAGGTTATGAGAGCTTAAGCACTAAATATCCTAAACTTACTTATGAAGGCAAGAGCTTAAAAAGGTCGCTTTATAGTATTCCACTAACTTATATGGGGTTTAATGGATATCTAAACCCACTTACTAATGAAGCCCAGGTAAATACGCAGATCGTAAAATATAAAATCCCAACCACTGCCAGTCATGAAATTGGGCATCAATTGGGCTTTGCAAAGGAAAACGAAGCAAATTTTATAGCTTGTTTAGCTACCATAAACCATCCAGATCCATATTTTCAATACTCGGGATTCACCTTTGCTTTAAGATATTGTTTAAACGAACTGTATTTGCGGGATCAGGCTAAAGCAGATGAACTTTTAAAGAAGATTCATCCCGGGATCTTGGCCAATTACAAAGAAGTGAGGGATTTTTGGGAAACGCATCAAAATCCTTTAGAGCCTATTTTTCAGGTTACCTATAATGGCTTTTTAAAAGCCAACAATCAAGCTGAAGGAATGAAAAGCTACAGTTATGTGGTGGCATTATTGGTCAATTATTTTGATGATGTGGAAAATGCTTTTTAA